The Vicia villosa cultivar HV-30 ecotype Madison, WI linkage group LG1, Vvil1.0, whole genome shotgun sequence genome includes a region encoding these proteins:
- the LOC131645094 gene encoding uncharacterized protein LOC131645094, which yields MLTRFSKCFSFTASRDWLYRHTFTVAGLRSVVTDLGDGTIMHCWVPKLHNPSKPTLVLVHGFGANAMWQYGEHLRHFISHFNLYVPDLLFFGGSFTSRPERTESFQAVCLKRLMEAHGVERLSLVGISYGGFVGYSLVAQFPEVVEKLVLCCAGVCLEEIDMKNGLFRVSSLDDASSILLPQTPDKLRELMRLSFVKPARVVPSYFLEDFIHVMCTDYIEEKKELLVAILKDRHLSNLPKIKQLPTLIMWGEQDQIFPLELGHRLKRHIGEHAQMGIIKNAGHALNIEKSKEFARHLKSFLIDSESRSSSPPSFKEQIQKTLPFDFIRYWSGWGALAWCVALLLLQPIFETKLFVMLLIIFLLNFSLCFLFLHST from the exons atgttgACAAGATTTTCAAAATGCttcagtttcaccgcttccagaGACTGGTTATACCGTCATACGTTCACCGTCGCCGGTCTCCGGTCAGTCGTCACCGATCTCGGCGACGGAACAATCATGCATTGTTGGGTGCCCAAGTTGCATAACCCATCAAAACCAACACTTGTTCTTGTTCACGGTTTTGGCGCCAATGCAATGTGGCAATACGGTGAACATCTTCGACATTTCATCTCACATTTCAATTTGTATGTTCCTGATCTTCTTTTCTTTGGTGGATCTTTCACTTCACGGCCTGAGAGGACAGAGAGTTTTCAAGCTGTGTGTTTGAAGAGACTCATGGAGGCTCATGGTGTGGAGAGGTTGAGCTTGGTTGGGATAAGCTATGGTGGATTTGTGGGGTATAGTTTGGTTGCTCAGTTTCCTGAGGTGGTGGAGAAGTTGGTTTTGTGTTGTGCTGGTGTTTGTTTGGAAGAGATTGATATGAAAAATGGGTTGTTTAGGGTTTCTAGTTTGGATGATGCTTCTAGTATTTTGTTGCCTCAAACTCCTGATAAGCTTAGGGAATTGATGAGGCTGTCTTTTGTTAAACCTGCTAGGGTTGTGCCTTCTTATTTCCTTGAAGATTTCATTCAT GTGATGTGCACAGATTacattgaagaaaagaaggaattgCTTGTGGCAATACTAAAAGATAGACACCTTTCCAACCTTCCAAAGATCAAACAG CTTCCTACTCTAATCATGTGGGGTGAACAAGATCAGATATTCCCTTTGGAATTAGGCCACAGATTAAAAAG GCATATAGGTGAACATGCTCAAATGGGGATCATCAAGAATGCAGGGCATGCATTGAACATTGAAAAGTCCAAAGAATTCGCTAGACATTTGAAGTCATTCCTCATCGATTCAGAATCACGCTCTTCTTCTCCACCTTCTTTCAAAGAACAAATTCAAAAGACATTACCGTTCGATTTCA TTAGGTATTGGTCAGGCTGGGGTGCATTGGCATGGTGTGTTGCTCTATTATTATTGCAGCCAATATTTGAAACCAAATTGTTTGTAATGCTTCTCATCATTTTTCTTCTAAATTTCTCTCTATGTTTCCTCTTTCTTCATAGTACTTAA
- the LOC131645096 gene encoding ribosome biogenesis regulatory protein homolog, producing MEMEGDKTFEVDLGNLMAFDSHHPFPSQQQSRVELVNECLQKGTELVQAIADSLFTLPSTEDIDGPLVKLPPPTTRLPREKHFPRPKPPTKWEAFAQRKVSCNRKKDKVVFDEQSGTWKRRHGYDRANDEEAIPIIEAKPTDDPDEDPFAKRRENKKGRVDKQEKNRLQNLKNAAKFGALPSHVQLAATSLPITGTQAAPKKATKDELGNVAGIAASATASGGKFDKKLPGEKPPQHKGKYRKFLPVAEGTGIGSMEREQTDKILNKIMSKNNHDILNVNKAVTVHNVKKEKNRKSDKSKVSSSNKLKPQKKSFKKGNAKKGNPKAQ from the exons ATGGAGATGGAAGGCGACAAAACGTTCGAGGTCGACCTCGGTAACCTAATGGCCTTCGACTCTCACCATCCCTTTCCTTCCCAACAACAATCCAG GGTTGAACTAGTGAACGAGTGTTTGCAGAAAGGTACTGAGTTAGTTCAAGCTATTGCTGATTCTCTATTTACTTTACCGTCAACTGAAGATATTGATGGACCGCTTGTTAAATTGCCTCCACCGACTACCAGATTACCCAGAGAGAAACAC TTTCCAAGGCCTAAGCCTCCTACTAAATGGGAAGCTTTTGCTCAAAGAAAGGTTAGCTGC AATCGGAAGAAGGACAAAGTTGTGTTTGATGAGCAATCTGGAACATGGAAACGCAGACATGGTTATGACCGTGCAAATGATGAAGAAGCTATACCTATTATTGAAGCTAAACCTACTGATG ATCCAGATGAGGATCCTTTTGCCAAAAGAAGAGAAAACAAAAAGGGAAGAGTTGATAAACAGGAGAAAAATCGGCTACAAAACTTGAAGAATGCTGCAAAGTTTGGGGCCTTACCCAG CCATGTCCAGTTGGCTGCTACATCTTTGCCCATCACAGGAACCCAGGCAGCCCCAAAGAAAGCTACCAAGGATGAATTGGGCAATGTAGCAGGAATTGCAGCATCTGCCACAGCTAGTGGTGGGAAATTTGACAAGAAATTGCCAGGAGAAAAGCCTCCACAACATAAAGGAAAATACCGAAAG TTCTTGCCAGTGGCAGAAGGAACAGGGATCGGATCAATGGAGAGGGAACAAACTGATAAAATATTGAACAAGATCATGTCCAAGAATAACCATGATATACTCAATGTTAACAAG GCTGTCACAGTGCACAATGTGAAGAAAGAGAAAAACAGGAAGAGTGATAAATCCAAGGTTTCATCAAGCAACAAATTGAAACCTCAGAAGAAGTCTTTTAAGAAGGGAAATGCAAAGAAAGGCAACCCAAAAGCACAGTAA